CTTTACTTTGttttagaaatgcaaactttAAAGGTAGCAAAGACCAGCTTCCCTTGCAGGCTTTAATTAGAATTTCATCTGCTTTAATTGAATAAGAGACTACTAACAGTAAGCTAAGCAGATGGtggaaggaaacataaaaatatatctttgcTGTCCTGGGCATAGTGGGCcttcaataaatgtctgtttccCACCCCTAGCCCCAGCATACCCTGCCCTCCCTGTTCACAGGAACAAAATCAGAAGTGGTCCAAGAATACGATAAGGTAGAAGATGcaatgaaggagggaaggacacAAACCTGAGGTGAGACCTTTTGCAATGAGACAAAATTCAAATAGGGTCTTTGGGATTAAGGGAAAGTAATGCAAGATCAGTGAGCTCGGCTCCCGGGGCTCTTTCTGGAGAGGATGTTGCACCAGCTGTCACATTTACCAATGATACAATGCTCTTACAACATTCATCTGAGAGTCTAAAGTGTGTACTGGCAACACAGTAATGGGCAAGATGCACACACGATCCCTTCCCTTCTGAGTCCATCTCTTTCTATATATGGGACTGTGGGCAAATCACCTAATTGCTCTGAGCctgtttttttcatctgcaaGCTGGGACTAATACCCACTGCATAGGGGctattgtgaggatgaaatgagatgggGTTTATGAAGCACCCGTGGTCATGCTTGGAAGTGCCTGGCACTTGGTAAGTAGTGGTTTATCAGTCAGTCTGTGGAAGAGCAAGACTTGGGTTCTGTGGGGATCagatggggatgggagggagacagTTACCTGCTGATAGGAGCTTCAGCCCAGGGACTTCATCAGGTGCTGAGTTACAGCATCTTATTCCCCGAAAGAAGAGACAGGGTTCATGCCTGTTTGTTTTGATGCTGGTctaggaaggaagggatgggagctggggaggaaggaTGTGTTCCTAGCAAAATTAAATTAGGACAGTAATGCTGGTTTTCTTGATAATTGAACGTATGTAGCCTGTGCTAACCGACCTTCATGAACTCAGATCTGCTCATGTTCCATTCACCAGCCTCCTTTTTTCCTAGTCACCTGCCAGCCCTGAGAGAGAGACTTTTTTCTGGACTTGGTGCTTCAAGGACCCTGTGCCAGGCAGATGGACACGCCCCACTCTAGATGTGAACAAAAGctgggaatttttcttttttttctttcctctgtctttttaaataacattgatttttcttttaggtaatataatttttttatataatggtCTTGCTTAAAGgaggagaacttttttttttttaagtttatttatttattttgagagagagcgtgcatgtgagtcagggagggacggtgagagagagagagacacagagagggagagaatcccaagcaggttctgctctgtcagtgcagagccagacgtggggcttgacctcacaaattgtgagatcaagagtcttgacacttagctgactgagccacccaggcacccctgggattgTTTCTCTGACTATGAGGAAAAGATTAGGGAATTCTCTGCTTTACAAAGTTGGAggggacagagacaaagaagtGGTCCTCCAGGATGATTGGTCCTGCCTGGTGGTGCCCCCTCTGGCTGGTCAGAGACATTCCAAGAAGTGGGCGGGTGTCAGCTTTCAGACAAATCATAGACACTTCCCACCAGTGTGGGCAAGGCCAGGCCACAGAGAAGGAGACCTCACAGCAAAGAAAGGCCAGCACGCCTGGCAGCAGAATGCAAACACAGGCACGTCCTGCCTTTGGTTTTTGCACTGAAGTTAGATGTACTTACAGACGGTACgcacatgtgtatgtgtctgttctCATTGTTACGATGAGAATCCTTGTGATTAAAATGGAgctttaatggggcacctgggtggcagtcggttaagcatccaacttcggctcaggtcatgatctcactgtttgtgagttcccCTCTGCCTGTGGGGAGGTGGTCCCCTGGGGCAGGTTAAGGGCTGTGTGGCTATAAAGAGGGATCCCTTAAATGTCTGCCTCAGCCTGGCTGGGGTGGCTGATGGGCTAGAAACTGACGTAAATTCCTATCTCTTGGAGGTCTTAGTTCCAAGAGTGACTGGCAATGACCTCTATGAGAGATGGCTACTTGATCAGGAGGTCACTTCCTGCCTGAAACTGCCAGTGGCCCTGGAAGTGACCTCTGATGTTCTGATCTGGCCCCTTGCCAATCTCTtctttgtgtgttcattttttcttcaggGCCATCCCAGGGTTTTTTCAGATCCCTTACTCATGTGTTCCTGCCTTGGAACTTCGCGTATGCCATatcttctgcctggaacactctctctctgtttccatcCCTCCTTTGCTGTCaaaccttccctgaccactgTTCATTATGGTCTAGGTCCTGACATTTGCCTTCAGGAGCACTTAGCTCAGCTTGTGTGATTATGTGATGGTTCCTCTTGCCCACAAGAATGGCTGCTCCTTGAGGGAGGGCTGTGTCATTTACAGTAGGCCTTCCTTCTGGGTTGGGCTCAGATTCGATTTCTTGAACCAGCTAGAGATCCCAGCCCTACCACTCAATTGTCACTGGGCAAGACACCTCATCTCTCtggtcttcagtttcctcatctgttggaTGGGGGTAAAAATGCATCTGACTTatggggttgttgtaaggatAAAGCAGGTAGAGGGcgtagcatggtgcctggcacatagcaggtgctcaaaacCATTAACATTTGTCTCTGATGTCATCAAGGGCAAGCAGTAACAGTTActagtaaattttaaaaggtttccTGGAGGAACaacatttattcctttctttGCAAATTGAAATGAGGTCACTATTCATTTACCATTACCATGATCCCCAGAGCTGAGAGTCACTTGAATGGCTTGTACTGTCTCAGGGCTTCACTCCCTGTGGGACTTAGATTCCTGTAGACACGAGATTGGTCAGTGACATGGTACATATTAGAATCACCCCTGTGAGTCGGATGGCTGCTACTGTGTCAAGCATTATGCCATTGCCTGACTATATCACATCCTCCTAATGGAACTTTGGAGCTTAGGTGATGTGCTACCCCAGGGTAGGACCCAGGTTGGATTTGAACTTGGGCATTTTCTACTCCaaagcccctctctctctttccactccACTGCTCAAGGTTGCTTCACAGGTTTTCCTTTAACCAAGATTATGAGAACAGAAGGGGTCTGTTTTGAAAGAAATGGTGTGGCCACTTGCAGAGCATTGCCGAGGCCTGAACAGTAAGACCAATACCTTAATCCTTCCACAGGTATCCCCATCCCCTGGATGGGGACTGTACCAGATTAGTGTCACTTCAACTGGATGCTCCCCATCTTTCAACaacgcccctcccccaccaaaaggGAGAGGGCATCTGTCTGTACAGTGCTGCCTGCAGAAGAGTTGAGTGTCTTTCCCCGTGACCCCACTTACAGGTTTGTCTTTAGGAAATAACCAGATATGTGTGCCAACATTTATTATGTGTGGGTTTTCATTAGCAAGCATTACTTATCCCAGATACTGAGAAATGAGAAGCACACCAAATACTGGTCCGACTGATTCTAAGAAGAGGGCACATTCATACAAGTGGCTTTTAACAATCATATTGCAGAAGAGTATTTCATGACAAAGGGAAAGACTCACAGTAGGTTAAGTGAGAATAAAGGGCACAAATTAACAGTGGTTATCACTAGGTGGTGTGCTTGTGTGTgggttttatcttattctttaaaCCTGTcagtattttctacatttttaaaaaaaattatttatttatttattttcaatactcTGTAAACATGCTTTTttgactgtgccagccaggctGTCCCTCTGCATTGTTTTACAATGAGTGGTGTTACATcatcagagggttttttttttttttaatatttatttctttttgacagagagagaaagagagtgagacagagcatgagcaggggaggggcagagagagagggagacagaatcaaaagcaggctccaggctctgagctgtcagcacagagcctgatgaggggcttggacccatgaaccataagatcatgacctgagccgaagtcggatactcagccgactgagtcacccaggagcccctcatcagaGGGTTTTGAATGTAAGGTTGCACACAATAGTCAGTGCCCTATGGTACTGAGTGGGCACCAGGAGGACGGGGGAGTGGTCTCAAATGTGTCATCCTTGCCCTTGTCCTTGGTGATGCCTTCACATGTGGTCACTTTCCTCAGCTGTGCTACCTGGCACCTCACCTTGGCCATTTTCCTGCCATTGCTTGTTAGTTGGGATCAGTGACACCGCATCATCTGCCCTTTCTGCAGGCCATGTGGGGGCCTCCTGCAGACACCCGGCTTTGCCAGTTGATGAGTTAGTAAGGTGACTGCCTGGCCCCATTTCATCCTGTCTTGGAGAGTTGGAGGAGATGGGGCTGAATTCAAGAACAGGCCCTCCTGAACTGTTTCAAGGAAAAAAACCAGCTCATCATCAATGTCTTCTGGCCTGCCAGTTTCAAAACTTGGTGGATAGAAACCCACATTTCTTgccgtccctcccccaccccacccccacaccaaaGGACTCCATTTGGGTGTATCATCTGTTCCTCCAAAGAGTCCTAACATGAGTCTAGGAACCAATtcctttcccctgccccctccatggGGCCGAGTAtggtgtgggtgggaggggatggcATGCTGAATATAAGCCCTTGTAGGATTaagttgatttgtgtgtgtgtgtgtgtgtgtgtgtgtgtgtgtgtgtgtgtatgtgtgtgtgtgtttaagtagcTTCATGCCCAGACCAGAGCCCCcgcacagggcttgaattcacaaccctgagatcaagacctgagttgagatcaagagtcagacgcttaaccaactgagccacgcaggcacccctaaattgaTTTCTTTTAGCCTACATATCCTACTTACAGATCTGTTCTGACTTCTGGAGACCCTGAATAATAAAACAGGAAGTCAAGGAGTTTACCtttagcaataataataacaatgcaCATTGCCTTTGCTGTGTACAGGAGACTTTCCCATGAGAAAGTCACATTCAGCAGCAATGGGAGCATTTCTCAGCAGCCGAGGGACCTCATCACTTATGCCTGCACCTTTCAACAGTTAAGGTCTGGTGTCTCACCCTGGCCATCAAGGCCTCTCTAGTCTCATTCTTCCCGGACCTCACAGACGTGTGCCCTGTGCTCTCCCACCTCTGGGCTTCTGCATCTCTGGTTCTGCCCTCCCCGGCTGGTTTCCCTGCCTGGTCAAGGGTCAGCTGAGGCCCACTTCCCGCAGGAAGTCTTTCTATGCCTGAATCGGGGCCAGCTCTTTCTCAGGTGTGTCTCTTCCCGCATCCTGCTCCCCATCTGTCTGGTGAGGGTCTGGCTGTTCCTGCATCACCTGCAAACTCCATGGGGTCAGGGACTCTGTCCTGTTGAGATTCACTACTGTTCCCCAGAGACCAGCACAGTGTGTAGCATGTAGCAGATATTCAAATCATTGTTAAGTGGAATCTAatggaaataaaacttttatttctgataaGGCTGCCTGAGTAGAGCCCCACGTGTTGGCTTGTGCATCTGAAGTTCCTGCTGGGTTAATGGGGGAGTGGAAGCcgtttattattactttataaacAGGCTTGTTGTAGTAGGGATCTTCTTCAGTGTGGAAGGGGTAAAGGAGAGAATAACAAAAGAGGTTTGGGGGAATAGGTTGAGGACTAGGAGTCTGGATATAGGTTTTGCCCTTGGAAATGGAGTACTGCATAGGCTACCTGTTCTTTGAACAAGGAACAGGTGGGTAATGAGGCACTGGGTTTGGGGTCGAAGAGTCCCTTTAAAGTTGTAGTGGAATGAAGTTGCAGCTGTTGAAATGAAAGTTAGTTTGCTCAAGATGCTTAGTTTCTGGCCCCAAGGGCAGGCTGTCGGCCAGGAAGAGGCCACCCAGCACTAGGAGGCTGAGTGCCTGCAACAATACACAGGGGCTTCTGTGAAGAGTCTCAGCTTTGCTGGAGCAGTTCTGAACACCTCCCatggggcctgggggcctgggctgTGAGGTTGGCTTCGCAGAGGCTGCTGTCAGGACATTTGCCTCCCAGTGAGCCTTCACCAGCCCCCTCTTCCTGTGAATGAGGGGGTGGTGGTTAGAGACCGAAGGGGTCCACTCAGAGGCTGTTCTTGTCATTTAACGGAAGGTCAGTCTGGCAAGAGCCATAATTATTGGGCTGACCCTCTTTTCTCTGACCTGGGGGCTGGCTTcactttttcagtttcttcatctgagaagTGGGCCCACACAACTCTTATACCTCAGGAGGCTGTTGTGAATGTTAAAATAGATCAAGCACTTAAAAGGCACACCTGGATTATGAGAGCAACTAATGAATTTTCGATTTTTATCACGATGGTTTACTTTTATAAGAGCCATACAGtgtatggcatttttttttcacgagagagagaaagagagaacaagtaggggagaggggcagagggagagagagcgagccagccttaagcaagctccacgctcagcttggaactggacacagggctccatcccaagaccctgggatcacagacctgagatgaaatgaagaactggacactcaaccaaatgagccacccagacatccctgtaGGGCAGTCTTtgtatctccccccccccccccgcccccaatttattttgagaaagagacacagagagagagagaacgagcatgcgcggggagggggcgggggcggaggcggAGGGGCTGTCCGCACAGCcagcggagctcgaactcacaaaccgtgagatcatgacctcagcccaaaccAAGAAGCTGGCGCTTAACCAgccgagacacccaggcgcccccattctttatatttctgattGTATGGGATCCTGAGGGCCGCAGGCGGTTatctactgaatgaatgaatgcagaaaATAGTTTTAGTTGGATTCCCACGTCTATTTCCGCACGGTGACCCAGGCCACTGCAGGCTGCTGCTCTTTCTGGCTCAGCACCCGCCCACAAACCCCGCGATTCCTGAGGGCTTGGTGGCGCGGGGATTCGCGCAGCTCTGGCTCGTCCTCATTCTGACCCTCACAGTCCAGGAAAGGGAGGCTTGGACAAGACCCGACGCGCCCCAGGTCAGCCTAGCAGCGGGGTGGGGGCTCCACGCACAGGCTCCGGCCCTCGCCGTCAGGGCAGCCCCCTAAGTCGCCACAGTCCCCTGCTGCTCCGATACTTAACCCCGTGAGCCTACCCTGGGCTGGCCGCAGCGCCTTCACCGCAAGAGCTGGGGCCGGGAGGCACACCCCTTCCCCGACGCTGTAAATTCTCTCCGCCAGGGTCTGGATTAGGTGGCGGGGGGGAATGCCTCAGGGCCCAGATCCCTCCCCAGTCTTCTCAGGGACCCCGGCGGGGCTAGCGGAGGGGGAGTGCCGAGCAGCAGCCGGGCGTGACTGTGTCCGGGTCCCGCGCCACCCGGCTCCGGCGCCAGAGGGGGTCCCCCGCCCGCCTCCCGCCCACGTGGCCGGCCCGGgctccccgcccccggccccgccccgcccggggGAGCGGCCCCCGCAGCAGCCGCCACCGCCGCGGTCGCCGCGGTGCGCTCTCCCGCTCCTCTGGGCCGAGCCAGCGCTGAGCACCGAGGTGAGTGAGGGCTGCTGGCCGCGAACCCCGCCCCTCCGCTAGACCCTCCCTGGCTGGACACCCCTGCTAGGCGCCCGGGAGCGGGCACTTTCCGGGGCTGGCTCCTCCCCTGCCTTAACCCACAACCCCGAgctggacccccaccccccacctccgggTCGCCCCCACCCGTCCCGGTGCCCGAAGCGGACTCGGCGCGCTGTCCGGTCCCGGCGCATTCGGAGCGCACTCGGGTGCCTGGGCGCGGCGCAGGTAGGCAGCGCCACCGCCACTCCGGACCGGCGGCCGCTCGCGCCGGAGACCCTGACTTTGGTGCTGGGAGCTCTTAGGCGAACGTTCCCAGAGCCACTTCCGGGGAGGGAGGCGCCACCTGTCCTTTTCCTTGGTGTCTTCTCCAGCCTTGGTGGGTCGCCCACAGGTCAGCGTCGCGTCGGGCGCTGCTGGTAGTGGCTCGCGGGGCTGCCGGTCACTTCGCCGCGAGGAACGCGGCTCTGGACGCGCAGGGCGGCGGCCGCGGTTCCGGGACCGCCCGGCCCGTGTGCTGGCGGCTGCATCTTTTAAATAGCGCGGCCAGAGGACCGTGAGGTAGAGGCGAGGGAAGCGGACCCCAAGGGGTTAGGGTGAATCTCGGTGCCTCATAGCCAGAGGCCGGTGAGCATTTTCTGAGTGTGGAAGTTGGCCGAGCCCGGTGGAACTGGATGCCTTTGGGCTTTGCCACGGGGTAGAGCTGCGCTTTGCACTGTCAGCCTCAACATGGGCTTGAACAGTGCTGAAACAGAGCGACTTGTTCCTAGAGGACTCTTTCCCCCTTTAATGCCTGAACCCGGCTTGCTTCCAGCCCTGGGCAAAGATGTGAGAACTGCCAAACGGTAGTTGTCCTGGATGCACCCGCAGAAACTTATTTTACAGCATTTCAGGCACAACACAAGGTATAACTGTGTTTTTTCTTGGTTGGGGTGTGGAAGCAGAAagcttttctgtgtctctgtcttagCTGTATAGtctcaggcaagttacttcacccatctgtgccttagttttctcatctgtaaaatgaggataatagtacAAATGCTAAAGTGTTATGTGAGGTGAAAGTTCTTAGAATTGTACCTTGTATCAAGGTAAGCTCTACTCGCTTTAGTTGTTTTGGGCTGCAAAATCCTTGGGCTTTGCAGTAATGTTTCCTATGGTTAAGCAGCCTTTTACAAAACGTGTCTCAGAAGACGAGATTAGAGATGACCTTTGTCAAGGACACTGCTGAGAAATGGGGTCTCAGACCTTCTCTGGAAGCTCTAGAGTGTGACTGGATATTTGCCTCACTGAGGGGGAGTGAATAAGGTTCCATGGGAATTCCTTCAGTTCTCAGGCCCCCTGATAGGCTGATACTGTCTCATCTCTGTGAGTGTGGGAGTGTAGTTAGGGGCCCAAAGACCTGctcttgtcccctcccctccactcactAACCTCTAGCAGATTGTCCCTCCAGTGGAGCCTGCACCAGTTTAGCATCTTTTGGTGGTAGTAACCACAGATGGGAGTCCTGAGCCTGGGGCTCCAGGAATCTTCTGACACGTACATGAGATGCTTGGAGCACAGGTGTGTATTTTTCCAGAGAGTTCTCTCTTCATCATTTTCTGCAAAAAGCCTGCACCCCACAAAAGGGGATCCTGAATTGCTGGTGGGGAGATTCTTACCTCTTGTACGGCCGAGTTCTTACTCTCTTGCAGGCCCGAGTTCTTACGGTGTCAAGATGTCAACATTACCTGTGTCTCCTAGAGGTAGAAGTGTACACGTGTTCCTTCGTGCCCTTACTCAGGGCACACCTTCCAGTGGAAAATTCAAGTCTGCCTTGACTTGAGAAGATCTGATAAAGAAGTCAATTGGGGAAAGGAGAAGGCAAGCTGAGGGAGCAGAGATTGTTGGCCTGTCGTGGGGCTGTTAGGATGGGATGCAGTTCATAAAATTTGATTTCAAGTTGTCAGGAGactcctcagggcctttgcacatgctcttccTGTTGCGGAGCACACTCTTCTACCACTCTTCTCATGTCCGGCAGTATCTTGTCCTTTAGCTTGGATGTCTTCTCTATAGAGGTGGTTTCCTTGACCACTCTGTTCaaagcagcccctcccccatcagtaTTTATCACATTATCCCATTGTATTTTATTCATGGAGCGTACCTGAAATGTTCATAGTCGTGTATCTATTTATGGGTTTATTGTCTGCCTCCACACAGGAGAATGCAGACTCCAAGAGCGTAGAGGTATTGCCCTCTTTACCACTGAACTCTGGCCCCTGACACACAGTAGATGCTTTATAAATGTTCCTTAGTGACAGAATGAATGAGCATCCCCTGAGTGAAGTGAGGTGAGtaagagctttttttttgttttgtttttcttaagtaggttgtatgcccaacatgggcctcgaactcacaacccagagatcaagagtcacacgctcttctgaccaagccagccaggtttaattaactaaaaaaattaatcctTGGATGCATTATCTTAATGGTGTGTACAAATATTGTCTGATTCATATCACTTTGCACAGGTTGAAACTTGAGTGACAATGAAACGCTTGTATATATGATTCTAATTAATGCACATTCCTGCGTGGGAGATCGCCCATGTGGTGGGTAGAGTGGGGTCTTCTGTGGAGAGGTTTGGAGATAAGCTTTGCCTTCTCCTTCACTGTAGTGAAAACTGTTCATTCAGTTATGAAAATGGGTAcacttttttgtaaaaaaaagatCGAAGATTATAGTTATTTGGAATCCTATCTGCACATGTGCCTTATCCCCTTAGCTCAGCTCATTCACTCCATTTATTCAAGAACCATTTATGGAGGGAGGGCTTGGAGACTGGCCACAGAGCAGTCAAGATTGGCAGTGTTCCTCCATTATGGTGTTACATCCCGTGGGCAGAGATGGACAGTCGACAACTAGGTCTATAATATGATATCAGGGAGTGTGGTCAGTGTAATAAACAAGATGAAGCTGGATGGGATCCACTCACCCAGAGTGAGTGGGGTGGAGGCAGCATTGGTTTAGGTCAGGGATGGTTTCTCTGAGGAAGCAATTCAAACAGAAACCTAGATGAATGTGGGGTGTGGCTATCTGGGGGAAGACAGTTCTATGTGTGTGGACCCCAAGGTTGTGGTTGAATTCCTGGCTTGGCCAGTCAGCTCTTGAGCCCTGGACATGGGCTGTCtcactggggaagggggaggggaaatgagaCATTGTGGGCAGAACCTCCATCACCTCCTCCCCAGATCCTAGCAGGTGGCTGGAGTAAGATCTCAACACTGTGTGCTCTCATGGTTGACCAGAAGGCTTGTGCCTTCCTTTCCAGAGGTACCTGGAGTAATGGTGTTTCCTGAAACTGCCACCTGGGCGATGAGTATAAGCCTTGGGGGGCAATGCTAGAAGTACAAACCTACACGTAGTAAGACTTGCTTCATTTCACCTGCCCTCGCCATGGACTGCCTCCTCTTTTGTGCCATTTGGTTACAAACATCTCATCACCTACAGGGAACCATCTAGAAGGAAAGTAGTTACTTAGCAAAGCtttgatggaaaaaaacaaagtgatGAAAATGTATAGGATCATAGACCAGGAGATGTATGCTTCCCATTCTCCCCATTGAGTGGTTGATTGGTTGGTCATTTGATGTTATTTAACAAAGCATAAAGGAGGTATGACAGGGAGGGTTCTTGGAAAAAGTGATatctaagaaaagaaagggatggCTACAAGTCACTTCTGTTGGGgattggcggggggtgggggatggaaggaagagggaagagcatgtgcaaaggtccagATAAAGAGGTACCAGCTCTCAGATGATGCCAGATCCTCATTGGTTATGGCagcgtgtgtgcacatatgtTGGAGTATTCTGTGGAAAAGGAACTGACGTaccagtgctcagtaaatgccagTTGATGTGAAAGGCCGTGCCTTGTGctattgggctctacactgacatcCTCATGTATTATCTAAAACTGTCCTGTGGCACATGCCCTCTTAGTATCCCCATCTTCCTGACCAAGAAAGCAAGGTGGGAAGTGGAATAACTTGCCAACTGTGTCTTTCTGGAACTCTGTTCAGTTGTATCAGGGAAGGTGGAGATGAGGGGGATCTTCCCAGAAGATTGATTCAGTGATGTCAAGA
This DNA window, taken from Neofelis nebulosa isolate mNeoNeb1 chromosome 4, mNeoNeb1.pri, whole genome shotgun sequence, encodes the following:
- the SPATA12 gene encoding LOW QUALITY PROTEIN: spermatogenesis-associated protein 12 (The sequence of the model RefSeq protein was modified relative to this genomic sequence to represent the inferred CDS: inserted 3 bases in 2 codons; deleted 1 base in 1 codon; substituted 3 bases at 3 genomic stop codons), translated to MSSSVLTCGSTLEKSGDSWGNKAMASSSLIAPWPPETLGXSTXHPNKSSPCQRLGGWPGAAFAIPELTFHSAVHQSKACQXYLKASLSLDITXINLLGRSPSSPPSLIQLNRFQKDTVGKLFHFPPCFLGQEDGDTKRACATGQFXIIHEDVSVEPNSTRHGLSHQLAFTEHWYVSSFSTEYSNICAHTLP